The Candidatus Thorarchaeota archaeon genome contains a region encoding:
- a CDS encoding glycoside hydrolase family 3 C-terminal domain-containing protein translates to MSIRIRTEYLLSLITIEEKLRLLSSRPLLAFYSTTPIKRLGIPQFGMTDGPLGVARHSGNFKKCTRFPAPIALAATWNRKLSREFGLAVAREVRSICKHMILAPGINIHRTPLNGRTFEYFSEDPYLTKEMAIPFVEAVQSLRVGACIKHYAANNQETFRQSVSSEIDERTLHEIYLRAFEAVVKEAQPWAVMAAYNKVNGTYCCENRRLLREILVERWNYKGFVMSDWFATEGVESAESCINAGLSLEMPLPRAYTMKSLVMAYNERRFSEETLNDLVRRFVRAMFLAGLFDSKTRVPHGARNTPQHQELARRIAEESIVLLKNQQDLLPIKMSEIGSIALLGPNVDKEFGRFLYGGSSAVVPPWEITSLDGMKEKCGTHIDLVSDPAEADIAIVFAGLNHDTGGDSESSDRVSMKLPPEQVDLILETAETNPRTVVVLISGSPLAMSQWLDRVPAVIETWYGGMEGGRAITNVLFGDVNPSGKLPITFPRQLKDSPAHSTGSPRTFPGDEERRVYYDEGIFVGYRWFDEKEIAPLFPFGFGLSYTDFGYRRLSIEKETLSDIGDSIDVSLEIENTGSRKGSEVVQLYYSYLDAHVERPPKQLASFEKVSLAGGEKKTVELTIKGQDLAFYDINRSAWRIEPGTSSFLVGASSQDIRLESSIQIGNTA, encoded by the coding sequence TTGAGTATTCGCATAAGAACAGAGTATCTACTTTCTCTTATCACGATTGAGGAGAAACTTCGTCTTCTTTCCAGCCGTCCCTTATTGGCATTCTACTCAACCACTCCTATCAAACGACTGGGTATACCACAATTTGGAATGACTGATGGCCCGCTTGGGGTAGCCCGACATTCCGGGAATTTCAAGAAATGTACTCGATTTCCTGCACCGATTGCTCTGGCTGCTACATGGAATCGAAAACTATCTAGAGAATTTGGACTTGCTGTTGCGAGAGAAGTCCGTTCCATTTGCAAGCACATGATATTGGCACCCGGCATCAATATTCACCGCACGCCCTTGAACGGCCGGACTTTCGAGTACTTCAGTGAAGATCCGTATCTCACAAAAGAAATGGCGATTCCGTTCGTGGAAGCTGTTCAGAGTCTTCGAGTTGGTGCTTGTATCAAGCATTATGCGGCAAATAATCAAGAGACCTTCCGCCAGTCAGTCAGCTCAGAAATTGATGAAAGAACGCTTCATGAGATATACTTGCGCGCCTTCGAAGCAGTAGTAAAAGAAGCTCAACCATGGGCGGTCATGGCGGCTTACAATAAAGTGAACGGAACATATTGCTGTGAAAATCGAAGGCTACTCCGCGAAATCCTGGTGGAACGATGGAATTACAAAGGCTTCGTTATGTCAGATTGGTTCGCTACGGAAGGCGTAGAGTCAGCGGAATCGTGTATCAACGCTGGACTATCACTCGAAATGCCTTTGCCACGTGCCTACACTATGAAATCACTTGTGATGGCCTATAATGAGCGAAGATTCTCAGAAGAAACTCTGAACGATCTTGTCCGACGTTTTGTCCGAGCGATGTTTCTTGCTGGCCTTTTCGATAGTAAGACGCGAGTGCCCCACGGAGCTAGGAATACTCCTCAGCATCAAGAACTAGCCCGAAGAATAGCCGAAGAGTCAATCGTACTACTGAAGAATCAGCAAGATTTGCTACCCATCAAAATGAGTGAAATCGGTAGTATAGCACTTCTGGGCCCAAATGTTGACAAAGAATTTGGTCGGTTTCTGTATGGCGGATCTTCTGCCGTCGTACCACCATGGGAGATAACATCCCTTGATGGCATGAAAGAGAAATGCGGTACGCATATTGACCTTGTATCTGATCCAGCTGAAGCTGATATTGCCATCGTGTTTGCGGGTCTAAATCACGATACAGGTGGGGATTCCGAGTCAAGTGACCGAGTATCAATGAAGCTCCCACCAGAACAGGTTGACTTAATCCTAGAAACAGCTGAAACGAATCCTCGGACGGTTGTTGTTCTCATATCGGGTAGTCCTCTCGCCATGAGTCAGTGGTTGGATCGGGTGCCTGCTGTGATTGAAACGTGGTATGGAGGCATGGAAGGAGGACGGGCAATAACAAACGTTCTATTTGGAGATGTCAATCCATCTGGCAAATTACCCATTACTTTCCCAAGACAGCTAAAAGATTCACCAGCTCACAGTACCGGCTCGCCCCGCACATTTCCCGGAGATGAAGAACGACGGGTGTATTACGATGAGGGAATATTTGTTGGATACCGATGGTTTGATGAAAAAGAAATCGCTCCATTGTTTCCCTTTGGATTCGGCCTGTCCTATACCGATTTCGGATATAGACGCCTCAGTATTGAGAAAGAAACTTTGTCAGATATCGGTGATAGTATCGATGTCTCTTTAGAAATCGAGAATACTGGCAGCAGGAAAGGGTCGGAGGTGGTTCAGCTCTACTATTCCTACTTGGACGCTCATGTTGAGCGCCCTCCGAAGCAATTAGCTAGTTTTGAAAAGGTCAGCTTGGCTGGTGGTGAGAAGAAAACTGTCGAACTAACGATTAAAGGTCAGGATCTTGCCTTCTATGACATTAATCGGAGTGCATGGAGAATTGAACCAGGAACCAGTAGCTTTCTTGTGGGAGCATCATCGCAGGACATACGATTGGAATCCAGTATTCAGATTGGAAATACAGCTTAG